One genomic segment of Erythrolamprus reginae isolate rEryReg1 chromosome 2, rEryReg1.hap1, whole genome shotgun sequence includes these proteins:
- the FGFR4 gene encoding fibroblast growth factor receptor 4 isoform X1, whose amino-acid sequence MTALWCDLLRILVIATLYPQISASPEGTRDPEIFDSHLLETEDHLVLDPGSHLKLYCSTNHSLSITWYKEDKQLSPSEHVHIQKNLLEIPEATYEDSGLYSCRTRNTGGILRNFTISVVDSLGSGDDDEDSDVENAHVDSNEEPSHTHRAPYWTHPHRMDKKLHAVPAGNTVKFRCPASGNPTPSIRWLKNGREFRGEHRIGGIRLRHQHWSLVMESVVPSDRGNYTCLVENKFGSIRYSYFLDVLERSPHRPILQAGLPANTTAVLGSNVEFFCKVYSDAQPHIQWLKHIKVNGSSFGPDGVPYVQILKTADINSSEVEVLYLQNVTLEDAGEYTCLAGNSIGLSYQSAWLTILPDKEVEEVYAPEIKYTDIIIYTSGSLAVVMAIVIVVLCRMQIQPSKQPLEPMAVHKLSKFPLIRQFSLESSSSGKSTTSLMRVTRLSSSCTPMLAGVMEVELPLDSKWEFPRDRLVLGKPLGEGCFGQVVRAEAYGIDPDRPERPLTVAVKMLKDNATDKDLADLISEMEMMKRMDQHKNIINLLGVCTQEGPLYVIVEFAAKGNLREYLRARRPPTPDYTFDITKMPEEQLSFKDLVSCVYQVARGMEYLESKRCIHRDLAARNVLVTEDNVMKIADFGLARGVHDIDYYKKTSNGRLPVKWMAPEALFDRVYTHQSDVWSFGILMWEIFTLGGSPYPGIPVEELFKLLKEGHRMDKPSNCTHELYMMMRECWHAVPSQRPTFKQLVEGLDKVLVAVSDEYLDLSMPFEQYSPSCEDTTSTCSSDDSVFTHDPLPITPCLFPYHNDYLI is encoded by the exons AGATATTTGACAGTCACCTGCTTGAGACAGAAGATCATCTGGTTTTGGATCCAGGGAGCCACCTGAAACTCTATTGCAGCACCAATCACAGCCTTTCTATCACATGGTATAAGGAAGACAAGCAACTTTCCCCCAGTGAACATGTCCACATTCAGAAAAATTTGCTAGAGATTCCTGAAGCTACCTATGAAGATTCAGGATTATACTCATGCCGTACGAGGAATACTGGAGGAATTCTGCGTAATTTTACTATCTCTGTTGTAG attCATTGGGTtctggagatgatgatgaagacagTGATGTGGAGAATGCTCATGTTGATTCTAATGAGGAGCCTTCACACACCCATCGAG CACCCTATTGGACACATCCTCATCGAATGGACAAAAAGCTGCATGCGGTCCCAGCAGGAAATACTGTCAAGTTCCGCTGCCCAGCTTCAGGAAATCCCACCCCTTCAATCCGCTGGCTGAAGAATGGGCGGGAATTCCGTGGGGAGCATCGTATTGGAGGAATTCGG CTCAGGCATCAACACTGGAGTTTGGTCATGGAGAGTGTGGTGCCTTCCGATCGAGGCAACTATACTTGCTTGGTGGAGAATAAATTTGGCAGCATTCGCTACAGCTACTTCCTGGACGTGCTGG AGAGGTCTCCACATAGACCTATCTTGCAagctgggctgcctgccaatACAACAGCAGTGCTGGGCAGTAATGTGGAGTTCTTTTGCAAAGTATACAGTGATGCACAGCCCCACATACAGTGGCTTAAACACATCAAAGTGAATGGTAGCAGTTTCGGTCCTGATGGAGTCCCCTATGTTCAGATTCTTAAG ACAGCAGATATCAACAGCTCAGAAGTGGAAGTCCTCTACCTGCAAAATGTCACCCTGGAGGATGCTGGTGAATACACCTGTCTGGCTGGAAATTCTATCGGCCTATCCTACCAATCCGCCTGGCTTACCATACTTCCAG ATAAAGAAGTGGAAGAAGTATATGCTCCTGAAATCAAATACACTGATATAATCATCTACACTTCAGGGTCTTTAGCTGTTGTGATGGCTATTGTCATTGTTGTTTTATGCCGCATGCAAATCCAGCCAAGCAAGCAGCCTCTGGAACCAATGGCTGTGCACAAACTCTCCAAATTCCCTCTTATCCGACAG TTCTCCTTGGAATCAAGCTCCTCAGGGAAGTCCACAACATCACTAATGCGTGTTACTCGCCTCTCCTCAAGCTGTACTCCCATGCTAGCTGGAGTTATGGAAGTGGAACTGCCATTGGACTCCAAGTGGGAATTCCCACGGGACAG GCTGGTGCTAGGCAAGCCCTTAGGCGAGGGCTGTTTCGGGCAGGTGGTAAGAGCAGAAGCCTATGGGATCGATCCAGACCGGCCCGAACGGCCTCTCACTGTCGCTGTCAAAATGCTGAAAG ATAATGCTACAGATAAAGACCTGGCTGACCTCATATCAGAAATGGAGATGATGAAACGGATGGACCAACACAAGAATATCATCAACCTATTGGGTGTCTGTACCCAAGAGG GTCCTCTCTATGTGATTGTGGAGTTTGCTGCCAAGGGGAATTTGCGAGAGTATCTGCGAGCTCGCCGACCTCCGACACCTGATTACACATTTGATATTACCAAGATGCCAGAGGAGCAGCTTTCCTTCAAAGACTTGGTTTCTTGTGTTTACCAGGTGGCCCGTGGCATGGAGTACCTGGAGTCCAAGCGG TGTATTCATCGGGATCTGGCCGCTCGCAATGTTCTTGTTACTGAAGACAATGTGATGAAAATTGCTGATTTTGGCTTGGCCCGTGGAGTTCATGACATAGACTACTATAAGAAAACCAGCAAT GGTCGCTTACCTGTGAAATGGATGGCACCAGAAGCTCTGTTTGACAGAGTGTATACACACCAAAGTGATGT GTGGTCCTTTGGGATTCTCATGTGGGAAATTTTTACACTGGGCGGCTCCCCCTATCCTGGCATCCCCGTGGAAGAACTTTTCAAACTCCTGAAAGAAGGTCACCGAATGGACAAGCCCTCCAATTGTACCCATGAACT GTACATGATGATGAGAGAGTGCTGGCATGCTGTGCCTTCCCAACGACCCACCTTTAAGCAGTTAGTGGAGGGGTTGGATAAAGTCCTGGTTGCTGTCTCGGATGAG tATCTGGACCTGTCAATGCCTTTTGAACAGTATTCCCCATCCTGTGAAGACACAACCAGCACCTGTTCCTCTGATGATTCAGTCTTCACCCACGATCCTTTGCCAATCACCCCTTGCCTTTTTCCTTATCACAAT GATTACCTGATTTGA
- the FGFR4 gene encoding fibroblast growth factor receptor 4 isoform X2, which produces MTALWCDLLRILVIATLYPQISASPEGTRDPEIFDSHLLETEDHLVLDPGSHLKLYCSTNHSLSITWYKEDKQLSPSEHVHIQKNLLEIPEATYEDSGLYSCRTRNTGGILRNFTISVVDSLGSGDDDEDSDVENAHVDSNEEPSHTHRAPYWTHPHRMDKKLHAVPAGNTVKFRCPASGNPTPSIRWLKNGREFRGEHRIGGIRLRHQHWSLVMESVVPSDRGNYTCLVENKFGSIRYSYFLDVLERSPHRPILQAGLPANTTAVLGSNVEFFCKVYSDAQPHIQWLKHIKVNGSSFGPDGVPYVQILKTADINSSEVEVLYLQNVTLEDAGEYTCLAGNSIGLSYQSAWLTILPDKEVEEVYAPEIKYTDIIIYTSGSLAVVMAIVIVVLCRMQIQPSKQPLEPMAVHKLSKFPLIRQFSLESSSSGKSTTSLMRVTRLSSSCTPMLAGVMEVELPLDSKWEFPRDRLVLGKPLGEGCFGQVVRAEAYGIDPDRPERPLTVAVKMLKDNATDKDLADLISEMEMMKRMDQHKNIINLLGVCTQEGPLYVIVEFAAKGNLREYLRARRPPTPDYTFDITKMPEEQLSFKDLVSCVYQVARGMEYLESKRCIHRDLAARNVLVTEDNVMKIADFGLARGVHDIDYYKKTSNGRLPVKWMAPEALFDRVYTHQSDVWSFGILMWEIFTLGGSPYPGIPVEELFKLLKEGHRMDKPSNCTHELYMMMRECWHAVPSQRPTFKQLVEGLDKVLVAVSDEYLDLSMPFEQYSPSCEDTTSTCSSDDSVFTHDPLPITPCLFPYHNVRT; this is translated from the exons AGATATTTGACAGTCACCTGCTTGAGACAGAAGATCATCTGGTTTTGGATCCAGGGAGCCACCTGAAACTCTATTGCAGCACCAATCACAGCCTTTCTATCACATGGTATAAGGAAGACAAGCAACTTTCCCCCAGTGAACATGTCCACATTCAGAAAAATTTGCTAGAGATTCCTGAAGCTACCTATGAAGATTCAGGATTATACTCATGCCGTACGAGGAATACTGGAGGAATTCTGCGTAATTTTACTATCTCTGTTGTAG attCATTGGGTtctggagatgatgatgaagacagTGATGTGGAGAATGCTCATGTTGATTCTAATGAGGAGCCTTCACACACCCATCGAG CACCCTATTGGACACATCCTCATCGAATGGACAAAAAGCTGCATGCGGTCCCAGCAGGAAATACTGTCAAGTTCCGCTGCCCAGCTTCAGGAAATCCCACCCCTTCAATCCGCTGGCTGAAGAATGGGCGGGAATTCCGTGGGGAGCATCGTATTGGAGGAATTCGG CTCAGGCATCAACACTGGAGTTTGGTCATGGAGAGTGTGGTGCCTTCCGATCGAGGCAACTATACTTGCTTGGTGGAGAATAAATTTGGCAGCATTCGCTACAGCTACTTCCTGGACGTGCTGG AGAGGTCTCCACATAGACCTATCTTGCAagctgggctgcctgccaatACAACAGCAGTGCTGGGCAGTAATGTGGAGTTCTTTTGCAAAGTATACAGTGATGCACAGCCCCACATACAGTGGCTTAAACACATCAAAGTGAATGGTAGCAGTTTCGGTCCTGATGGAGTCCCCTATGTTCAGATTCTTAAG ACAGCAGATATCAACAGCTCAGAAGTGGAAGTCCTCTACCTGCAAAATGTCACCCTGGAGGATGCTGGTGAATACACCTGTCTGGCTGGAAATTCTATCGGCCTATCCTACCAATCCGCCTGGCTTACCATACTTCCAG ATAAAGAAGTGGAAGAAGTATATGCTCCTGAAATCAAATACACTGATATAATCATCTACACTTCAGGGTCTTTAGCTGTTGTGATGGCTATTGTCATTGTTGTTTTATGCCGCATGCAAATCCAGCCAAGCAAGCAGCCTCTGGAACCAATGGCTGTGCACAAACTCTCCAAATTCCCTCTTATCCGACAG TTCTCCTTGGAATCAAGCTCCTCAGGGAAGTCCACAACATCACTAATGCGTGTTACTCGCCTCTCCTCAAGCTGTACTCCCATGCTAGCTGGAGTTATGGAAGTGGAACTGCCATTGGACTCCAAGTGGGAATTCCCACGGGACAG GCTGGTGCTAGGCAAGCCCTTAGGCGAGGGCTGTTTCGGGCAGGTGGTAAGAGCAGAAGCCTATGGGATCGATCCAGACCGGCCCGAACGGCCTCTCACTGTCGCTGTCAAAATGCTGAAAG ATAATGCTACAGATAAAGACCTGGCTGACCTCATATCAGAAATGGAGATGATGAAACGGATGGACCAACACAAGAATATCATCAACCTATTGGGTGTCTGTACCCAAGAGG GTCCTCTCTATGTGATTGTGGAGTTTGCTGCCAAGGGGAATTTGCGAGAGTATCTGCGAGCTCGCCGACCTCCGACACCTGATTACACATTTGATATTACCAAGATGCCAGAGGAGCAGCTTTCCTTCAAAGACTTGGTTTCTTGTGTTTACCAGGTGGCCCGTGGCATGGAGTACCTGGAGTCCAAGCGG TGTATTCATCGGGATCTGGCCGCTCGCAATGTTCTTGTTACTGAAGACAATGTGATGAAAATTGCTGATTTTGGCTTGGCCCGTGGAGTTCATGACATAGACTACTATAAGAAAACCAGCAAT GGTCGCTTACCTGTGAAATGGATGGCACCAGAAGCTCTGTTTGACAGAGTGTATACACACCAAAGTGATGT GTGGTCCTTTGGGATTCTCATGTGGGAAATTTTTACACTGGGCGGCTCCCCCTATCCTGGCATCCCCGTGGAAGAACTTTTCAAACTCCTGAAAGAAGGTCACCGAATGGACAAGCCCTCCAATTGTACCCATGAACT GTACATGATGATGAGAGAGTGCTGGCATGCTGTGCCTTCCCAACGACCCACCTTTAAGCAGTTAGTGGAGGGGTTGGATAAAGTCCTGGTTGCTGTCTCGGATGAG tATCTGGACCTGTCAATGCCTTTTGAACAGTATTCCCCATCCTGTGAAGACACAACCAGCACCTGTTCCTCTGATGATTCAGTCTTCACCCACGATCCTTTGCCAATCACCCCTTGCCTTTTTCCTTATCACAATGTAAGGACATGA